A window of Micropterus dolomieu isolate WLL.071019.BEF.003 ecotype Adirondacks unplaced genomic scaffold, ASM2129224v1 contig_8933, whole genome shotgun sequence contains these coding sequences:
- the LOC123965240 gene encoding uncharacterized protein K02A2.6-like, which produces MKELAEALLLLSEVAIVRCKGHDTTNTPVAKGNQAADQASKQVVGYSPSLQMISTEEEVQQHTSLTEEHVKQCQQKASPQEKTVWKQRGATETGGLWRGPDGRLVLPPTIRQKVLEEAHGVGHVGPVQMSRHLCHWWHPYLTDMTKEFVRGCQVSMVYNPRPTVKPEMGTFLMITRPGHEISINYTDMVDRGYRYVLMCIDTFTGWPEAWPTKKEDSKSVIKCLINHYIPRHGFPEKIRSDNGTHFKHTHLQQVETMLGLKPAFGTVYHPQSQGKVERMNQNIKGKLAKICAQTKLNWVDALPLALMSVRSSVNQRTGFTPYELLTGRHFPGPGAGLKMQEGFENKVSHRAYFNELQALVSGFSNQGGERSTHGKQYTVPQADWVLLKVIKRKWSEPRWTGPFQVVERTSHLTQREEC; this is translated from the coding sequence ATGAAGGAACTAGCCGAAGCCTTGCTCCTCCTGAGTGAAGTAGCAATTGTCAGGTGCAAAGGGCATGacaccacaaacacaccagTGGCCAAAGGAAATCAAGCAGCAGACCAGGCTTCTAAGCAAGTGGTGGGATATTCCCCCTCACTACAAATGATAAGCACAGAGGAGGaagtgcaacaacacacaaGCCTCACCGAGGAACACGTCAAACAGTGTCAACAAAAGGCCTCTCCACAGGAGAAAACAGTGTGGAAACAAAGAGGAGCGACAGAAACTGGTGGTCTCTGGAGAGGACCAGATGGGAGATTAGTTCTTCCCCCTACCATCAGACAGAAGGTACTGGAAGAGGCTCACGGAGTAGGACATGTTGGTCCTGTCCAGATGAGCAGGCATTTGTGCCATTGGTGGCATCCATATCTGACAGACATGACAAAGGAGTTCGTGCGAGGGTGTCAGGTATCTATGGTGTATAACCCGAGGCCAACAGTGAAACCGGAAATGGGCACATTTCTAATGATCACTAGGCCAGGGCATGAAATTTCCATCAATTACACAGACATGGTGGACAGAGGGTACAGGTACGTATTGATGTGCATTGACACCTTCACAGGATGGCCAGAGGCATGGCCTACAAAAAAGGAAGACAGCAAATCGGTgattaaatgtttgattaatcACTACATTCCAAGACATGGGTTTCCGGAAAAAATCAGATCTGACAATGGTACACACTTTAAGCACACACATctccagcaggtggagacaatGTTGGGGTTGAAGCCTGCATTTGGTACAGTGTATCACCCACAGTCACAGGGAAAGGTTGAGAGAATGAACCAGAACATTAAAGGTAAATTGGCTAAAATCTGTGCACAGACAAAATTAAACTGGGTGGATGCATTACCACTAGCTCTGATGTCAGTCAGGAGCTCTGTGAACCAGAGAACAGGGTTTACTCCATATGAGTTATTGACAGGAAGACACTTTCCAGGCCCAGGAGCTGGACTGAAAATGCAAGAAGGGTTTGAAAATAAGGTGTCCCACAGAGCATATTTTAATGAACTGCAAGCTCTCGTTTCAGGTTTCTCCAACCAGGGGGGTGAGAGAAGCACACACGGGAAGCAGTACACAGTGCCACAAGCTGACTGGGTGCTGCTGAAGGTGATAAAACGGAAGTGGTCGGAGCCAAGGTGGACAGG